The sequence CATATCCGCGCGCCGGGTGCTAGTGTCCGCCCGTCGTGGTCGTCGGTCGACGGCGGCCGCGGTTGTGGCAATCTGCAGCGCATTTCCTGATCAAACGTCCACGTCCTCCACAGCGGGAGGTGAACTGATGATCTCGCGATCCTGTGTCCTGCTCACCCTGGTCGTCCTCCTGGCGGGTTTCGGGGCCGACACGGCCGTGGCCCAGAGCGACAAGGCTCCGAAGGGCATCAAGGCCAGCAGCCTGGTCACGTCGCTGGGCGCCTTCAAGGACACCGTCAACGTGCCGGTGGTCGTCACCGGTGCCACCGTGGAGCTCGAGCCGGGCGGGCAAACCGGACGTGAGCAGTTCCGCGTCCCCACCTACGTCTACGTGCTCGAGGGCACCCTCACCACGGACTACGATGACGGCCCCGTCGGCATCAAGGGCTCGCAGTACCACGCGGCCGGCCAGTCGTTCATGGACCGGGGCGGGTGGTGGCACAACCATCTGAACCGGACGGACAAGCCGGTGAAGTATCTGATCCTCCACCTGGGATACCCCGGCGAGCCCAATCCGGTGCGCAAGGCCGAGCCCGAGTAGGGCGCACCCGCATCGTTCGGCGCGCGGCGGCCGGTCGGCCGCCGCGCCCTA is a genomic window of Candidatus Methylomirabilota bacterium containing:
- a CDS encoding cupin domain-containing protein; this encodes MISRSCVLLTLVVLLAGFGADTAVAQSDKAPKGIKASSLVTSLGAFKDTVNVPVVVTGATVELEPGGQTGREQFRVPTYVYVLEGTLTTDYDDGPVGIKGSQYHAAGQSFMDRGGWWHNHLNRTDKPVKYLILHLGYPGEPNPVRKAEPE